The Candidatus Eisenbacteria bacterium region CGATTTCCCACCAGTAGAAACCTTGTCGCGCCGCGCCCGGGTAGTGGTGATGATTGTTGTGCCATCCCTCGCCCAGTGTGAGCAGGGCGAGAAGCCCGTTGTTGCGGCTGTCGTCACCGGTATCGAAGCGTCGCGACCCGAACTGATGGGACAGAGAGTTGATCGTGTAGGTCGCGTGATAGAGCACGACCGTGCTGACGAGGAAACCCCACACGAACATCTGCGCTGCGCTGGTGCCGAGCCGCGGGGCGGCGACTTGCAGCCAGGCTCCGAGGCCGAGCAGGCCCGGCGCGAGGAGGATGGGGCCGACCAGGTAGTAACGGTCGAGAAACCGAAGCTCCGGGTAGCGGACCCAATCACGCACCAGATGTTCGCGAGTGGGAGTTCCACTCTGGGTGAGGAACCACCCCACGTGGCTCCACCAGAAGCCGTGCCGACCAGGTGAATGCGAATCACCGTCCTCGTCCGAGTGGCGATGGTGGTAGCGATGATGCGCGGCCCACCACAACGGGCCTCGTTGAACTGCGAGCGTGCCGGCCAGCGCCATCAGGAACTGAATCGAGCGCCCCGCACGAAACGTGCGGTGCGAGAAGTAGCGATG contains the following coding sequences:
- a CDS encoding acyl-CoA desaturase; translated protein: MSGDAGPAVAVPPEPIHWSGSAPFLALHAGVIAVFWVGVSPVALATAIGLYLFRMFAITGFYHRYFSHRTFRAGRSIQFLMALAGTLAVQRGPLWWAAHHRYHHRHSDEDGDSHSPGRHGFWWSHVGWFLTQSGTPTREHLVRDWVRYPELRFLDRYYLVGPILLAPGLLGLGAWLQVAAPRLGTSAAQMFVWGFLVSTVVLYHATYTINSLSHQFGSRRFDTGDDSRNNGLLALLTLGEGWHNNHHHYPGAARQGFYWWEIDLTYYGLKALAALRVISRLQPVPARVLERRRLS